Proteins encoded within one genomic window of Anopheles gambiae chromosome 3, idAnoGambNW_F1_1, whole genome shotgun sequence:
- the LOC1280794 gene encoding beta-glucuronidase isoform X1, with amino-acid sequence MQIFQPKKTLAINLAFVPFLSSSRQQSGARARVSRNHTSTCCRRFLSGGFAQSRATLQNSARTNVRRSPRKEVSRVMRLLSCSRGAGGGGSVDRDNEAGNANGGSESENGEQPVAAGTADRRRKPRRKLIYTVVTFAVMGMIGCMVNVVFGAMYTSGNESSTEGLLYPIESETREMKKLDGMWNFVRSESNNPSQGIREKWYTDDLARFRKTIQMPVPSSYNDVTEDAGLRDHVGTVWYDRKFFVPRAWSKGDDRVFLRFGSVHYSTIVWINGVQVMTHEFGHLPFEADVTKALKYGAENRITVLCDNVLLQVTVPQGKVDNQAIDNGVELVQSYTFDFFNYAGIHRSVVLYTVPRVYIRDVVIHTSYEGDEGRVDYQVTTSTNETDHLLLKVKLYDRNGTLVSKDESEAKLQGTVVVPQVQLWWPYLMHPEPGYLYTMEITLGKAQSNDAPTDEKEEDTVLDVYRFKVGIRTLEWNNSSFLINGKPIYFRGFGRHEDSDIRGKGLDLALLTKDFNLLKWVGANAYRTSHYPYSEESMQFADEHGIMIIDECPSVDTENFSQILLEKHKSSIEQLIHRDRNHPSVVMWSIANEPRTGKMVASPYFEAVAQYTKKLDPTRPITAAIAVNVNDDVAAQYLDIVSFNRYNAWYANSGKLNMITNRVIEEAEAWNKKHNKPVLMSEYGADTQEGLHTVHKIKKKKHCYFLNYYEFKTHIHSFLPTSGPRTTRRVSSASTSRRSMRCASRTSSSASLCGTLPTSKRRKVRLKLAQTRTETVPCSLNGQCFPFHLYSVHTCRGQQEGHFYSQPATEGGRVSAAPAVPRAGRAGQESPAGRSVPVHGPREQPAIT; translated from the exons ATGCAAATTTTTCAACCGAAGAAAACACTGGCGATCAATCTTGCATTCGTTCCGTTTCTGTCCTCTTCGCGCCAGCAGAGCGGCGCCCGTGCACGTGTATCTCGCAATCACACAAGCACGTGCTGCAGGCGCTTTCTTAGTGGTGGTTTCGCGCAAAGTCGCGCCACTCTCCAGAACTCAGCTCGCACAAATGTGCGCCGGTCCCCGCGGAAAGAAGTCAGTAGAGTAATGCGATTACTTTCGTGCAGtcgtggtgctggtggtggtggttccgTGGACCGCGATAATGAAGCCGGCAACGCTAACGGTGGTAGTGAAAGTGAGAATGGTGAGCAGCCCGTGGCCGCAGGCACAGCAGACCGGCGAAGAAAACCGAGGCGCAAATTGATATACACAG TGGTGACGTTTGCGGTAATGGGCATGATCGGTTGCATGGTGAACGTCGTGTTTGGAGCAATGTACACCTCAGGCAATGAGTCCTCCACCGAGGGCCTTCTCTATCCGat TGAATCGGAAACTCGCGAAATGAAGAAGCTGGACGGTATGTGGAACTTTGTGCGCTCGGAAAGCAACAACCCATCGCAAGGTATCCGGGAGAAGTGGTACACGGACGATCTGGCCCGGTTTCGCAAAACGATCCAGATGCCCGTGCCGAGCAGTTACAACGACGTCACGGAGGATGCGGGCCTGCGCGATCACGTCGGCACGGTGTGGTACGATCGCAAGTTCTTCGTCCCGAGGGCATGGTCCAAGGGTGATGATCGCGTTTTCCTGCGGTTCGGTTCTGTGCACTACTCTACAATTGTG TGGATCAATGGAGTTCAGGTGATGACCCACGAGTTTGGACATCTTCCGTTTGAGGCCGACGTGACGAAGGCGCTTAAATACGGCGCCGAGAACCGCATTACCGTGCTGTGTGACAATGTGCTGCTTCAGGTGACGGTTCCACAGGGCAAGGTCGACAATCAGGCGAT TGACAACGGTGTGGAATTGGTCCAGTCGTACACGTTCGACTTCTTCAACTACGCAGGTATCCATCGGTCGGTTGTGCTGTACACGGTGCCGCGGGTCTACATCCGCGATGTAGTCATCCACACCAGCTACGAAGGAGATGAAGGCCGGGTGGACTACCAGGTCACGACCAGTACGAACGAAACCGACCATCTGCTGCTGAAGGTGAAGCTGTACGATCGCAACGGCACGCTCGTCAGCAAGGACGAATCGGAGGCGAAACTGCAGGGCACGGTAGTTGTGCCGCAGGTGCAGCTCTGGTGGCCATATCTGATGCATCCCGAGCCGGGCTATCTCTACACGATGGAGATCACTCTCGGGAAAGCACAATCAAACGATGCGCCTACCGATGAGAAGGAAGAGGATACGGTGCTGGATGTGTACCGGTTCAAGGTTGGCATCCGTACGCTCGAGTGGAACAACAGTTCGTTCCTAATCAACGGGAAGCCTATTTACTTCAGGGGATTTGGACGCCACGAAGATTCGGAT ATACGTGGCAAGGGATTAGATTTAGCGCTTCTAACCAAAGATTTCAATCTGCTCAAATGGGTCGGTGCCAACGCGTACCGAACGTCCCACTATCCCTACTCGGAGGAAAGCATGCAGTTTGCCGACGAGCACGGTATCATGATCATCGACGAGTGTCCTAGCGTAGACACGGA GAATTTTTCACAGATCCTGCTGGAAAAGCACAAATCCAGCATCGAGCAGCTTATCCATCGGGACCGTAACCATCCGAGCGTGGTGATGTGGTCGATCGCCAATGAACCTCGCACGGGCAAGATGGTCGCGAGTCCTTACTTCGAGGCCGTGGCGCAGTACACGAAAAAGCTGGACCCGACGCGTCCCATAACGGCCGCCATTGCCGTGAACGTAAATGATGATGTTGCG GCACAATACCTGGACATTGTCAGCTTCAACCGGTACAACGCGTGGTATGCCAACTCCGGGAAGCTCAACATGATCACCAACCGTGTCATCGAAGAGGCGGAAGCatggaacaaaaaacacaataagCCGGTCTTGATGTCGGAGTATGGTGCCGATACGCAGGAAGGACTTCATACGgtacataaaattaaaaaaaaaaaacactgttattttttaaactacTACGAATTCAAAACTCACATTCACAGCTTCCTGCCTACATCTGGTCCGAGGACTACCAGACGCGTGTCTTCAGCCAGCACTTCAAGGCGTTCGATGCGCTGCGCAAGCAGAACTTCTTCATCGGCGAGTTTGTGTGGAACTTTGCCGACTTCAAAACGGCGCAAAGTAAGGCTAAAACTCGCTCAAACCCGGACGGAGACGGTTCCCTGCAGCTTAAACGGTCAATGTTTTCCCTTTCATCTTTACAGCGTACACACGTGTCGGGGGCAACAAGAAGGGCATTTTTACTCGCAACCGGCAACCGAAGGCGGCCGCGTATCTGCTGCGCCAGCGGTACCACGCGCTGGGCGAGCTGGGCAAGAGTCACCTGCCGGACGATCTGTTCCTGTACACGGCCCCCGAGAACAGCCAGCTATCACATGA